The Deltaproteobacteria bacterium genomic sequence AAACGCGGACGCCTTCGCAGGATGTGCAGCGTCGCTTGGGGTGCTTGTTGGCATGCTTCAAGGATGCTAAAGGCATCCCATGGCGAACCTCCAGGTGAAGAACGTCCCCGACGCGCTGCATCGAAGGCTTCGCGCCTACGCCAACCGGCGAGGACGGACCGTACGTGACGTCGTCCTCGAGGCGGTGACTCGTGAAATCGATCGCGAAGCGTTTCGGACTCGGCTCGCGAAGCGCGCGCCGGTCGATCTCGGTCGGCCCGCCGCACGCACGCTGGAAGACGTACGGGCCGCGCGCGAGAAGGA encodes the following:
- a CDS encoding toxin-antitoxin system HicB family antitoxin; translated protein: MANLQVKNVPDALHRRLRAYANRRGRTVRDVVLEAVTREIDREAFRTRLAKRAPVDLGRPAARTLEDVRAAREKELGG